Within the Dechloromonas denitrificans genome, the region GATTCTAGCAGTCTGCCGGCCCGCTGGGGTTCTCGAACACCGCTTAAGTTGAGGCGGCGCTTCCCGTTTTCACCCGATTCAAAAGGTTCTCAAGCCCTGAATTCCACTTTGTTGCATAGCGGCCTGTTCAGCGTCCGTCCTGAACCGCCGCGCAGTCAATCGCCCAACTTCCGCTTGGTGCCCACTTTTCTTGCCGACAGTGAGACGAGGAAGGGGAACTCTTCGTCGGCCGATTTGACGATGCGAAACTCTTGCCCCACAGCGCCGGCAATCGTGGCCGCCAATGCCTCGATGTTCACGGCTTCGCAGCGCAGGTCCGCGACGACGCAGCCGCGATCCTCGTATACCGGGAAATCCGTGCACCCCAAAGGCTTGAGTTCCTGGCCGTAGACCCGGCACGAGCGGTGCGTTTCGTCGTAGGCGGGGCAGGCTTTGCTATGGATGTAGTAGAGCCCGTCGCCCGCTCGGATCTCCTCCGGGCCTTGGCCGGCGGAGAGCTTTCTGTCGAAGGCGGTGCGCGACTCTTCAAGTCGCCAGAACGACTTGAGTTGCTTCCATTCCAGTTCGAGGACCAGCGAGTCG harbors:
- a CDS encoding YkgJ family cysteine cluster protein, with product MSSRASRRLLAKELAAAAAAYQAAAVIPHCAECAKPCCRLDSLVLELEWKQLKSFWRLEESRTAFDRKLSAGQGPEEIRAGDGLYYIHSKACPAYDETHRSCRVYGQELKPLGCTDFPVYEDRGCVVADLRCEAVNIEALAATIAGAVGQEFRIVKSADEEFPFLVSLSARKVGTKRKLGD